The proteins below are encoded in one region of Shewanella algae:
- the ubiA gene encoding 4-hydroxybenzoate octaprenyltransferase yields MNLREKIDVYARLSRLDRPIGTFLLLWPCLMALWLAAGGLPDLKVLIIFIVGVFVMRACGCIINDYADRELDTYVERTRSRPLASGEVTVKEALGLFVVMGLFAFGLVLLLNPLVVKLSLVGMLLTIIYPFTKRYTNMPQMFLGIVWSWSIPMAYAAQTGEVPVEAWWLFAANWFWTVAYDTMYAMVDRDDDLKVGIKSTAILFGRYDRQIIGLFQLAALACFMTAGYVAERGALYLVGLLAFIGFGLYQQRLIYDRQRAPCFKAFLNNNWAGMALFVALGMDYLL; encoded by the coding sequence ATGAACTTGAGGGAAAAAATTGATGTCTATGCCCGTCTGTCGCGTCTGGACAGACCCATAGGAACTTTTCTGCTGCTGTGGCCCTGTTTAATGGCGCTGTGGCTGGCGGCCGGGGGCTTACCGGATCTCAAGGTGCTGATCATCTTTATCGTAGGTGTGTTTGTGATGCGTGCCTGTGGCTGCATCATCAACGACTATGCCGACCGTGAGCTGGATACCTATGTCGAGCGCACCAGGTCCAGGCCCTTGGCCAGTGGCGAGGTCACGGTCAAAGAAGCGCTGGGCCTGTTTGTGGTCATGGGGCTGTTTGCCTTTGGTTTGGTGCTGCTGCTCAACCCTCTGGTGGTTAAACTCTCCCTTGTCGGCATGCTGCTGACCATTATCTATCCCTTCACCAAGCGCTACACCAATATGCCGCAGATGTTCCTCGGCATAGTCTGGAGTTGGTCGATTCCCATGGCCTATGCCGCCCAGACAGGTGAAGTGCCTGTCGAAGCCTGGTGGCTATTTGCCGCCAACTGGTTCTGGACTGTCGCCTACGACACCATGTATGCCATGGTGGACAGGGACGATGACCTCAAGGTGGGGATCAAGTCCACCGCCATTCTGTTCGGCCGTTACGACAGGCAGATCATCGGCCTGTTTCAGCTGGCAGCGCTGGCCTGCTTTATGACTGCAGGTTATGTGGCCGAGCGAGGTGCCCTCTATCTGGTGGGGCTGCTGGCCTTTATCGGCTTTGGGCTTTATCAGCAGAGGCTGATTTACGACCGGCAGCGGGCTCCCTGCTTCAAGGCATTTCTCAACAACAACTGGGCGGGTATGGCCTTGTTTGTCGCCTTGGGGATGGATTACCTGCTCTGA
- a CDS encoding NAD(P)H-dependent flavin oxidoreductase has translation MLIEQLFGIELPLIQAPMAGAQGVPLALAVASAGALGSIPCAMLSHDKLKLALESFRRQSDRPVNLNFFCHKPPEEQVERLHAWLQQLAPYYREFEVEDLGGGAERRPFDAEVAAVIEPFRPEVVSFHFGLPSTELMLRVKSWGTKVIASATSVAEAKWLESRGVDAIIAQGLEAGGHRGHFLSDDLTEHSGTFALLPRLVQAVKVPVIAAGGIADAAGVQAAMALGAAGVQVGTAYLLCPEAEISELHRQALKDPQMNRHTALTNLYSGRPARGIMTRLMRELGPLGQAPDFPLAANAIAPLRAAAEARDCSDFSPLWCGQNPEGCREIPAADLTRELMAAFIRA, from the coding sequence ATGTTGATAGAACAACTCTTTGGTATTGAATTGCCGCTTATTCAAGCCCCCATGGCCGGCGCTCAGGGCGTGCCGCTGGCATTGGCCGTCGCTTCCGCCGGTGCGCTTGGTTCTATTCCCTGCGCCATGTTATCCCATGACAAACTCAAGCTGGCGCTAGAGAGCTTCAGGCGCCAGAGTGACCGGCCGGTAAACCTCAACTTCTTCTGCCATAAGCCACCCGAGGAACAAGTCGAGCGTTTGCATGCCTGGCTGCAGCAACTGGCGCCCTATTACCGTGAATTCGAGGTCGAAGATCTCGGCGGTGGCGCCGAGCGGCGTCCCTTCGATGCCGAGGTTGCCGCGGTTATAGAACCCTTTCGTCCCGAAGTGGTGAGTTTTCATTTCGGGCTTCCCTCCACCGAACTGATGCTCAGGGTCAAGAGCTGGGGCACCAAGGTGATTGCCTCGGCAACCAGCGTCGCCGAGGCCAAGTGGCTCGAATCCAGAGGCGTGGATGCCATCATAGCTCAGGGCCTGGAAGCCGGTGGTCACAGAGGCCATTTCCTCAGTGATGATTTGACCGAGCACAGTGGTACCTTTGCCCTGCTACCGCGCCTGGTACAGGCGGTGAAGGTGCCCGTGATTGCCGCCGGTGGTATTGCCGACGCCGCCGGAGTGCAGGCGGCCATGGCTTTGGGAGCGGCCGGGGTGCAGGTGGGTACGGCCTATCTCTTGTGCCCGGAGGCCGAGATCAGTGAATTGCATCGCCAAGCGCTGAAAGATCCGCAAATGAATCGCCATACGGCGCTGACCAATCTCTACAGTGGCCGTCCGGCCAGAGGCATAATGACCCGTTTGATGCGTGAGTTGGGGCCTTTGGGGCAAGCGCCGGATTTCCCATTGGCGGCCAATGCCATTGCGCCGCTGCGCGCTGCGGCAGAAGCACGCGACTGCAGTGATTTCAGCCCGCTCTGGTGTGGTCAGAATCCGGAGGGATGTCGGGAAATTCCCGCCGCCGACTTGACACGTGAGTTGATGGCGGCCTTTATCAGGGCTTGA
- the torT gene encoding TMAO reductase system periplasmic protein TorT, whose product MKYLLCSLLLLVFPATATWYPVKVRADGEAQLYKPLVRANKVWRLCALLPHGKDHYWWGVAWGLAEEADRLGVEIGIYDAGGYTEAERQLRQLDECEARGAQGYILAAVSAELFNAELPRLRAKGARVVDLVNGINSNQVDSRSLVSFVDMTQAAVQYLFAASGRQDFSLAWFPGPSGAGWVMDAELGLKQGLSGSQVELIEGGYGVTETFVQADLVRALTRRFQADYLLGNAVAATVAARMFPGRVLAFYSNPQTMALVEQGKLMATVTDSPVLQARISVDLAVRLLQGEKVPGRVSPEIRVVTPQNISELDMSQTLPPEGQWMTYRELSKLEGAKPDP is encoded by the coding sequence ATGAAATATCTCCTCTGCAGTTTATTGCTGCTGGTTTTTCCTGCCACGGCAACCTGGTATCCGGTCAAGGTGCGTGCCGATGGTGAAGCGCAATTGTATAAGCCGCTGGTGCGGGCCAACAAAGTCTGGCGCCTCTGTGCTCTTTTACCCCACGGTAAAGATCATTATTGGTGGGGTGTCGCCTGGGGCTTGGCCGAGGAGGCGGACAGGCTGGGCGTCGAGATAGGTATTTATGATGCCGGTGGCTACACTGAGGCGGAGCGGCAACTGCGCCAGCTAGATGAATGCGAGGCTCGCGGTGCCCAAGGTTATATTCTGGCGGCTGTCTCGGCGGAGCTTTTCAACGCTGAATTGCCGAGGCTCAGGGCCAAGGGCGCCAGAGTTGTGGATCTGGTCAATGGTATTAACAGCAATCAGGTAGACAGTCGCTCGCTGGTATCTTTTGTCGATATGACTCAAGCCGCGGTGCAATATCTGTTTGCCGCCAGTGGCAGACAGGATTTCAGCCTGGCCTGGTTTCCCGGCCCTTCGGGAGCGGGTTGGGTGATGGATGCCGAGTTGGGACTAAAACAGGGGCTTAGCGGTTCCCAAGTCGAGCTGATTGAAGGCGGCTATGGTGTCACTGAAACCTTTGTGCAGGCCGACTTGGTGCGGGCGCTGACCCGGCGCTTTCAGGCCGATTATCTACTGGGCAATGCGGTGGCGGCCACTGTGGCGGCCAGAATGTTTCCCGGGCGGGTGTTGGCATTTTACAGTAATCCGCAAACCATGGCCTTGGTTGAGCAGGGCAAGTTGATGGCAACAGTGACAGACTCACCTGTACTGCAGGCGAGAATTTCGGTTGATTTGGCGGTGAGGCTGCTGCAGGGCGAAAAAGTGCCTGGGCGGGTCAGCCCGGAGATCCGGGTAGTCACCCCGCAAAACATCTCTGAGCTGGACATGAGTCAGACCTTGCCCCCTGAAGGACAATGGATGACCTACAGGGAGCTGAGCAAACTCGAGGGGGCTAAACCAGACCCTTGA
- a CDS encoding nucleoside triphosphate pyrophosphohydrolase family protein produces MKLTLLTQELYSKLYRDIQEFRATFDLPVNSPDTLDAKADTLHTSLISEELTELAEAGDKVEQADAIVDSVYVLMGRLVHLGCTQVRKRLEISYLIDLLLQVAANKAIDFEPCWDEVHASNMSKVCRNEQELADTVAHYAKQGVEIVGSRQGDFLIAKCAKDVEMTGKTVRQGKVLKSVYYRPANLKGLV; encoded by the coding sequence ATGAAACTGACTCTGCTGACTCAAGAGCTGTACAGCAAGCTCTACCGTGATATTCAGGAATTTCGCGCCACTTTCGACCTCCCGGTCAACTCTCCTGACACCCTGGATGCCAAGGCAGACACACTGCACACCTCGCTTATCAGCGAAGAGCTGACCGAACTGGCCGAGGCAGGCGATAAAGTTGAACAGGCCGACGCCATAGTCGACAGCGTGTATGTGTTGATGGGCCGCTTGGTACACTTGGGCTGCACCCAAGTTAGGAAGCGACTGGAGATCAGCTACCTGATAGATCTGCTGCTGCAGGTTGCCGCCAACAAGGCAATCGACTTTGAGCCCTGCTGGGATGAGGTACATGCCAGCAACATGAGCAAGGTATGCCGCAATGAGCAGGAACTGGCGGATACTGTGGCTCACTATGCCAAGCAAGGGGTGGAAATTGTCGGCAGCCGTCAGGGCGACTTCCTGATAGCCAAGTGCGCCAAGGATGTGGAAATGACCGGCAAGACAGTGCGCCAGGGCAAAGTGCTCAAGTCTGTCTATTATCGTCCGGCCAACCTCAAGGGTCTGGTTTAG
- the hslU gene encoding HslU--HslV peptidase ATPase subunit, which produces MSEMTPREIVHELDAHIIGQQKAKRSVAVALRNRWRRMQLDAGLRQEVTPKNILMIGPTGVGKTEIARRLAKLANAPFIKVEATKFTEVGYVGKEVEQIIRDLTDAAVKLTREQQMKKCRTLAEEAAEERVLDALLPKPKSEWDQETEDKSHTRQVFRKKLREGQLDDKEIEIDVSAPQIGVEIMSPPGMEEMTNQLQSLFQNMGQGQSKRKKLKIKDAYKQLVEEEAAKLVNQEDLKEQAIELVEQHGIVFLDEIDKICKRGETSGPDVSREGVQRDLLPLVEGCTVNTKHGMVKTDHILFIASGAFQMSKPSDLIPELQGRLPIRVELDALTASDFKRILTEPHASLTEQYVALMGTEGVSIEFTESGIDRIAQAAWQVNERTENIGARRLHTVMERLMEDISFEASDKSGSKFVIDAEYVDAHLDNLVQDEDLSRFIL; this is translated from the coding sequence ATGTCTGAAATGACACCCCGCGAAATCGTCCACGAACTGGACGCGCACATCATAGGCCAACAGAAGGCCAAACGCTCTGTCGCAGTAGCCCTGCGTAACCGCTGGCGCCGCATGCAGCTGGATGCCGGCTTGCGCCAGGAAGTGACCCCGAAGAATATTCTGATGATAGGCCCAACCGGTGTCGGTAAGACAGAGATCGCCCGCCGTCTGGCCAAGCTGGCCAATGCGCCTTTCATCAAGGTTGAAGCGACCAAGTTCACCGAAGTGGGCTATGTGGGTAAGGAAGTAGAGCAGATCATCCGCGATCTCACCGACGCCGCGGTCAAACTGACCCGCGAGCAGCAGATGAAGAAGTGCCGCACCCTCGCCGAAGAAGCCGCCGAGGAACGGGTTCTCGATGCCCTGCTGCCCAAGCCAAAGAGTGAATGGGATCAGGAAACCGAGGACAAGTCCCACACCCGCCAGGTGTTCCGTAAGAAACTGCGTGAAGGCCAGTTGGACGACAAAGAGATCGAAATCGATGTCTCGGCGCCGCAAATTGGCGTCGAAATCATGTCACCTCCCGGCATGGAAGAGATGACCAACCAGCTGCAGAGCCTGTTCCAGAACATGGGTCAGGGACAGAGCAAGCGCAAGAAACTCAAGATCAAGGATGCCTACAAGCAGCTGGTCGAAGAGGAAGCCGCCAAGCTGGTCAACCAGGAAGATCTCAAAGAGCAGGCCATTGAGCTGGTCGAGCAACACGGCATAGTGTTCCTCGATGAGATAGACAAAATCTGTAAGCGCGGCGAAACCTCAGGCCCGGACGTGTCCCGCGAAGGGGTACAGCGTGATCTATTGCCTCTGGTGGAAGGCTGCACAGTCAACACCAAGCACGGCATGGTGAAGACAGACCACATTCTGTTTATCGCCTCCGGCGCCTTCCAGATGAGTAAGCCATCGGATCTGATCCCCGAGCTGCAGGGCCGTCTGCCGATTCGAGTCGAGCTGGATGCCCTGACCGCCTCTGACTTCAAACGGATCCTCACCGAGCCCCACGCCTCGCTCACCGAGCAGTATGTGGCCTTGATGGGCACCGAAGGAGTCAGCATCGAATTTACCGAGTCAGGTATCGACCGTATTGCCCAGGCCGCCTGGCAAGTCAACGAGCGTACCGAAAACATCGGCGCCCGTCGGCTGCACACTGTGATGGAGAGGCTGATGGAAGACATCTCTTTCGAGGCCAGCGACAAGTCCGGCAGCAAGTTTGTTATCGATGCCGAATATGTCGATGCTCACCTGGACAACCTGGTTCAGGATGAAGATCTGAGTCGCTTCATTCTCTGA
- the hslV gene encoding ATP-dependent protease subunit HslV: MTTIVSVRRNNQVVVAGDGQVSLGNTVMKGNARKVRRLYHNKVLAGFAGGTADAFTLFERFEAKLEMHQGHLMKSAVELAKDWRSDRALRKLEAMLVVADHESSLIITGNGDVVQPEHDLIAIGSGGNYAQAAALALLENTELGARDIAEKSLTIAGDICVFTNQFKTIEELNY; this comes from the coding sequence GTGACCACTATCGTATCTGTACGCCGTAATAATCAGGTTGTTGTCGCCGGCGACGGCCAAGTGTCTCTGGGCAACACTGTGATGAAAGGCAATGCCCGCAAAGTACGCCGCCTGTACCACAATAAGGTACTGGCCGGTTTTGCCGGTGGCACCGCCGATGCCTTTACCCTGTTTGAACGCTTCGAGGCCAAACTGGAGATGCATCAGGGGCATTTGATGAAGTCGGCGGTCGAACTGGCCAAAGACTGGCGCAGCGACAGAGCCTTGAGAAAACTCGAAGCCATGTTGGTAGTGGCCGATCATGAAAGCTCACTGATCATCACAGGTAACGGCGATGTGGTGCAGCCGGAGCATGATCTTATCGCCATAGGCTCTGGTGGCAACTATGCCCAGGCCGCGGCGTTGGCGCTGCTGGAAAACACCGAACTGGGTGCCCGTGATATTGCCGAGAAGTCGCTGACCATAGCCGGTGATATCTGCGTATTTACCAACCAGTTCAAGACAATAGAAGAACTGAATTACTGA
- a CDS encoding SPOR domain-containing protein has product MGRDYANSKPKPRKPAKRGTRKQPQPRQGFPVLLLVVVVAVVAGFGYFLWSLKSSAPEAEVVQPQPQTKPVPQKKDPNALPPKPKEEWTYLKELENKQVEVDLPEESNKPSRPYQMQCGSFRVQSQADEMKAVIAFQGLEAQVRKVQGTSGVWYKVVLGPYDSKRDAERQRHVLQRAGLNGCMIWFWEE; this is encoded by the coding sequence ATGGGACGCGATTACGCCAATAGCAAGCCCAAGCCCCGCAAGCCAGCCAAGCGGGGCACTCGCAAGCAGCCGCAGCCCAGGCAAGGCTTTCCTGTGCTGTTGCTTGTGGTGGTAGTGGCCGTGGTGGCCGGCTTTGGCTATTTCCTCTGGAGCCTGAAGAGCAGCGCTCCCGAGGCCGAAGTGGTTCAACCTCAGCCACAGACTAAGCCGGTGCCCCAGAAGAAAGACCCCAACGCCCTGCCGCCCAAGCCCAAAGAGGAGTGGACCTACCTCAAGGAACTGGAAAACAAACAGGTAGAAGTGGATCTGCCGGAAGAGAGCAACAAGCCATCTCGCCCTTATCAGATGCAGTGTGGTTCCTTCCGGGTGCAGTCCCAGGCCGACGAGATGAAAGCCGTGATCGCCTTCCAGGGGCTAGAAGCCCAGGTGCGCAAGGTGCAAGGCACCAGCGGTGTCTGGTACAAGGTGGTACTCGGCCCCTATGACAGCAAGCGCGATGCCGAGCGGCAGCGCCACGTGCTGCAAAGAGCCGGTCTCAACGGCTGTATGATCTGGTTCTGGGAAGAATAA